From the genome of Medicago truncatula cultivar Jemalong A17 chromosome 2, MtrunA17r5.0-ANR, whole genome shotgun sequence:
atatatatatagggagtATATCAAGTgagaatgatatttatatgtgAGAATGATCGGAATAAATATGAACCCTTGGATTAAAAATATACGGACCAGatttaaaatgtcatttttattaAGTCAACATGTAAGTTTTCCCCCTTCCCATTAAAACTTTGCTTTCTTTCATATCCTGTTCGATTGCACCACCACACCCACCACCGTTAGCGATGCCGTCGGCTGCCAAACCAATCATTGTAGAAGAATTGTTTCCAAGCGAAAATCATCCAATAAAAGTCTGATTAGTAATTACagtgtaatttaatttttaatcaacTCCAAAATATGAAGGATTTGAGGATGAATTTCAATCAAAAGTGAAAGATTAAAAAGTAGCGATGGAAAACGTGGTGCTCACACATGATGACTGTACAAACGCCGGCGAACAACATGatgagaagaggaagaagatggtgGCCATAATTGAGGAGATCGGTCAAGAGGAAGGAGATGGTGGTGAGAAGGTAGAGAGACACCGTGAAAAGAAGAATggtgaagaagaaggaggaaaacAAATGTGTGGTTCACTTAATTTGGCACATTTAATCTCAACCACTCATTTTAAATTCAATGTCTACTATTTATTCCTATCATTCTcacatataaatatcattctcACCTGATAtgcttcatatatatatatatatatgttttgttgatgtttaGATGATTAGTCTCATAACAGGTCTAAAAGAGTGGAGTTATGGAGATATATTAAAGTGCTTACTAGTTATggtagaatataaaaaaaatatacaaaatggtagaaaaattaataattttagtaaaagaaataaatattggAGTGAAGTTAAATTGTATACCGGTTCGATCCTAGTGGTTTGAACTTATTTTGATAGGATGTACGTAAAATTCAACTTTAAACAAAATACATTAACCACTTGAATTTATTTTAGTTGAACGTAAGACTTTAAATTATGTTAAGCAACGTGTCTCATAGCACTACCACCGGCAATCTAGCACCAATTTAAACCAAGCAATTAGAAGTGTCAAGCATGGATCTAGAAGTTCTAGCTAAACGTGTCTCATAGCACTATCATTGGTAATCCGGATGTAATGATTGGTGTTCGAACTCCAATACCTACatttatatgtgtgaattttaaatgactttgtcatttcgcatatctattaaaaataaaagtgttaAGCACGTgatatatattatgattaattgGGTCATTTTCCTTCCAAGGTTGTATGGAATCCCATGTAGTTTTTTTTGGCTGTATTGAAGAAATTCTCATATAGTGGAATggatcgatttttttttttgtcacgtagtctagtggttagagctcacacaatttaattgtgaacaagtggagtgtctggggttcgaaccccgactcctacatataatatgcaatatccctaccaactgagctaagctcaaaggaatgatttttatttatttttaaataggaTGCGGATGAATCTCCAACACCTTAAGTAGactaattaaaaagaaaatttacaaAAAGCCGGAGGACATAGAGACGGACCAAATGAAAGCAAAATAGGAACAATCCAAATGGGTAATTCACTACAACCGCAAAGGATAAAGAAATCAAAACCATAAAAGCAAATCCAAATTCAGTACTAGACACCCACATACATGTGGACAATCGAGGGCCGTTGACAAAATCTGTTACTAAATGACATTTTTTCGTTGGTAAATGTCTATTTGTTTGTAGATAAAAGTCATGTTTGAACCAATGCTAATATATTTAACcacaaattaattatttatcacTATAAGTAGtgttggattttttattttattttattttaacataaattgtCAAAATTACAACCGGACCACTAAATTGTCGGGAACGGCCCTGGCACAATCTAGTGAACCTGTTTATGAGTGCAaaaccaaatgaaaaaaatgtggtGAGTGAATTGACGAGCAGTGAATCCATATCTTGAGAGAGGCGAATGGAACCTAGAGCATATTTGAAACACTTcccaaaaactcttttttagtttttaaaaacttgaaaattaaattaaaaacttgtttgctaaactatttttaaaattacagtttttgaaactgttttgaattttttagttttggggactaaaaaactaaaacatgtaaaaggATAACCATTATCAAAAGAGgacttgtatatttcaaaaactgaaaacaaaaactatttcaaacaaaCCCCtattctcttattttattttttatgatcttTCAATTCTAGATTTTCTTATAGAGTTGCTTATTATATGCAGGAAAGAATTCTTTTATTTGGTTTGGAATAAAACCAAGGTTAACTCTCACAGAACCTGAGCAAATAAAAGATGTATTGAACAAAATGTCTGACTTCCCAAAGACTAACTATAAGATTTTCAAGTTACTAGCTAGTGGTCTTGCTAGTTATGGGGGAGAAAAATGGAGCAAGCATAGAAGGCTAATCAACCCTGCTTTCCATTTAGAACAATTGAAGGTTAGTTCGATATTTATACGCTCAGTTTGACtggaaatttgaatttttagtcATTTCTTTATGAAATACGACAGATTATGACCCCGGCTTTCTTCACAAGTTGCAATGATATGATTAGCAAATGGGAGGAAATGTTGTCTTCAGATGGATCATGTGAAATAGACGTATGGCCTTCCCTGCAGAATTTGGCAAGTGATGCTATTTCTCGAACTGCGTTTGGAAGTAGttatgaagaaggaaaaagaataTTTCAACTTCAAAGAGAGCAAGCTGAACTTATAACAACAGTTGTTATGAAATCTACAATCCCTTTATGGATGTAAGACTAATATATACtcgattattttttattcttttaaacgGTATATGTTGTTAGTATTATGCTAGGAGTGCGAACTATCGACTTCTTAATCACTTTTCTCCTATGAAACACGGACACAAACACAGATAacggacaccagacacgacaCATACACCAACACTCTAACACAGACAATCATtggagaaaatgacataattcagtaTAATCATAGGTGTCCTGTTGGTGGGACACCCCTAATCTAaggagtgtctgtgcttcatagctcTGCTCCTTAACTATCTCATCTTTGCCTCCAAATCATCCTTATATGTCACTCAGTTCATTATCTTCATCGCAAAGCCTATTAATTTTTATGTCTCTAATTTATGTGATTATTGCAACATTTTTTGTTCGTAGGTTTCTGCCTATATTTGTGCATAGGAAGATGAATGAAATTGACAAAGAAATAACCTCTTCGCTTAAAGATATGATTAACAAGAGGGAGAAAGAATTAAAGGCTGGTGAATCCACTAAGAATGACTTATTGAGTATTCTTCTTGAATCAAATCATAAggaaattgaaaataacaacaacaataagagTGTTGGAATGAGTCTTGATCATGTAGTCGAGGAATGCAAGTTGTTCCATTTTGCAGGGCAAGAAACTACTTCGGTTTTGCTTGTTTGGACAATGATATTGTTGAGTAGGTACCCTGATTGGCAAACACGTGCTAGGGAGGAAGTGTTACATGTCTTTGGCAACAAAAAACCAGATTTTGATGGGCTAAATAACCTAAAGATTGTAagtaatttattattatctGCACTTTGAAGGGTATGAGTTTAGGAAACTTCTCatctcaattttcaaatttctccTCAACATAAACTGCCGTTCGGCTCTCAACAACAGTTAACCGTCGTTCGGCATTTTCTATAacaattcaatcatttttttaatcggTTTAAACGATCTTATAGTGTAACGACAGTTAACCCCCACTGGATAGCCGAACGGTATTTAACTGCCTCTTGGTCAACAAGAGTTGCAAAAAAGAGAAATTCGCCTCAAGACAAACTTGTTTAGGCTTGTGCTACTTTAAGCCTCATAGTCCCTGTTTGTCTAGGCTTGTGCGCTTCTTATTGAGTCTTTGGGTCTTCTAGTATACAATTCCGgtctcaaatataaacaaaaatatatattcgtACTTTTCCGTCTTGAAAATATGCAAATACTTTTTGGTGTTAATTATAGTCATTGTACTAGTTTGTTCTTCAACAATTGTAATACTTGCTAGTAACATAAATCTTTTTGTAACAGGTCACCATGATTTTGTATGAGGTTCTTAGATTATACCCTCCAGTAATGGGACTTGCTAGAAATGTTGTGAAAGATATGAAACTTGGAAACCTGACATTACCTGCTGGAGTGGAGGTTTTCTTACCAATTCTTTTGATTCATCATGACTGCAAACTATGGGGCGATGATGCTAAAATGTTCAATCCTGAGAGATTTTCCGGAGGAATTTCTAAAGCAACAAATGGTAgagtttcattttttccatttgGATGGGGTCCAAGAATTTGCATTGGACAAAACTTTTCCCTAATGGAAGCAAAGATGGCATTGTCAATGATTTTGcaacatttttcatttgaacTTTCCTCAACCTATGCTCATGCTCCATCAACTGTGATTACTCTTCAGCCACAATATGGTGCTCATATTATTATACGCAAAGTGGAAACATAAAAACCTAATCATAGTATGCTCTTAAGGtgtaaattttatcatatagtaTTATTGTCCAAAAACTTCATATTCTATTATAGTACTATTGTCCAAAAACttcatattataattaataagacGAGTCTCATAGGTGCCTTCATGTTTTCTTTCAGttagatataaatataaatataaattgattttttgtttggataaatttgataaatatatTAGTTTTCAATAAGTTTGTAGGGATTAAGGTTAAATTCTTCTTATAaaaatcctttaagtttgatTGAATCccttttctatttattttgatgttttgtcTTCGAGAGTTGAAGAATGAAAGTATGTTATAGGGACTGTGTTGGTAGTAGGACTGctcaaaatgaattttattagcAACATATTCTCCAACGCACTTTTTAATACACGGTATCTAATAAGTTGATATTCAAATGATTCCTACTAAATCTACATGAAacgttattaaaaaaaaaatatacatgaaaCTTTTATAAGTTAATGTCACACATTTGAATttcaaccaattaaaaaaaaaagattgttgaaAAATCATGTTAAAGAGTATGTTGTTCACTACGCTAGAAAacattaggaaaaaaaaaaaggagacaTGAAAGAAATaagcttaattacacttttaatcTTTGGAGCAGATTAAAATAGTTTACGAGCATTGTTTATGAAAGATTGCCCTTTTGCATATTACATACATTTGTTTTGCTCATAGATTACAATTTGTATTGGTCACTGCATCAAGAGAAGCTTACTTTTATTGTCAATGTTGTTTGTTCTTCTCCTAAGCGCCATGAATTTGTTAACTCTAAGTTGTGCTTTGACTCCTAAGGATAGTTATAAACCTTTTGATGTTGATACTATTGGGTGCCAGAGTAGCAAAATATTATCACGCAGCTAAAATAAGAGACGAGAAAAGACGAACTGAACACACATATTTTCGTTGAAACCCCTCAACAAATAAGGGAAAAAAATCACAGGGCGAGAGTAGAGAACTTTTCACTAAGTGGAAGAAATTACAAGACCTCTTTCTATATACAAGGAGAGACAAATTACCCTCTATGTTGAAATAGGAGAATATTAACACTAGGAGAAATCTCACAGGAGAAACTATATTTCCTCTCTATATTGTTCCTCTCACTCACAACAAGCTTTAATTCTTGTTGTTCTGTTACTACTTGATGGAATGGGGTAGTGAAATTGTGCAAATGAGCTGGCTATTTATAAGAGAGGTAAGCCATAGTTCCTTACATGCAACAAACTACTTGTCTTCCATGTAAAATTTGTGCAACATGTCACTTACATCTCATGCATCTTGCAACTTGTCAATATATGTAACCATTCATTTTGCCACTATGCATTACATGCGAAATGCAACTTATCTTACATGCACCATGAACATGTATCTTGCTACAAAAGTGGTTTTAGCAATCACAATATTGGATTTGGATCATAATTTGGGCCAATTTCATTCATAAGCTTGGGTTTTATCACAACTTGAGTCCATATCATTCACAAATACTATTTGCACTCTTTTTCTAAAAATGCTATCCCATGAATTTCAATGAAAAAGATAATGATAACCTGTGTTATCAACTATAGCAATTCATTGGTGATGCCATAAAGAATCAAgttcaaaaaatttatcaacAATAATACTCATGTTTGATTGCAACTAAgatgaataaaatttactttttgatTGATAAACCACTTCGTCTTATCACGACTCTTCCAGTTTCTACAATCACAACTTAGATATTTTTCAGCAAAGAAGATTATGAAGACTAGATTGAGAAATAAGATGGGAAATGAGTTTCTAAATTATAGCATAACAGTTTATATCGAAAAGGAAATTAGTGCAAGTATCAGTTCTGAGTTGGTTATTGTTAATTTTAAGTTAGTTGGATCGCataaagaattattttaatttttaaaaatatgtagttttattttttgatgaacAATTTTGTGCTTAGAAATAgaattatgtttatatattagaGTTTATTCGGCTAGCTCACCCTTTCAAATCCAAATGTTGCAGTTGCTTGTTATAAGACCCACATCTGGTAAAAGTGATGGGCTCATTTgtaaaaattctggaattttgCTCTCCCATGCACAAAACACTCGCATCCTGCAGCCATGTCTAAAATAatcctgcgtgagttaagtcacgatgcgtgacttaactcacacaCCTTAATTTTACATGTGCGCGACTTAAGTCATGccgcatgagttaactcacgcaggtgtTACACCCCGCATGAGTTAACTCAGCATTTCAAACTGTACTAgggtgagttaactcacgcgggATGTAacacctgcgtgagttaactcatgccgtgacttaagtcacgcatgtATAAAATTAAGGtgtgtgagttaagtcacgcaacatgacttaactcacgcagggtCATTTTAAGCATGGCAGCAGGGCGCGAATGTTTTGTGCAGGGGAAgagcaaaattcaaaattttgtagtGTCAATTTTAGAGGaccaataaaatcaaatcattgaataatatttttgatttttttaatacaaaagaTTGAATAATAATATCTTCGTGAACACGTAATTCATATTTCAAATAACTCCACCGAAAAGCAACATGATTTAAGGATGCTATCACTTTCCAAGTCTCTTCAATAGCGACAACAAAGGAAACAagttattttggtttttgttgcTGATACCCAAAGCAAAGAGAAAGAAAGGAgcaacatttttctcactcttgTTTTGTCCCAACACAATTATCATAGatataaagaaaaagagaaagtgaACCCCACTTTAGAATTTGAGGACAAAATTAAGGGGAACAAGAagagattttgaataaaaagtgGTGCCAGAATATCCAACTAAAATGGAAAAGTTAATGATAGAGTGTTAAGGAGTTTAACAATTCCAACTTCACTTTCAACATGGTAAGGAGTATTAACTTTCATCGTTAAAATAAATACTTTAATAATATAtgtagtgttttttttcttcttcttaaagaATGTAGTgtgatgttttctttttaaactaaatattgaaaaaaaattagacaaaaGAATGAAACATTTTTACTTTCacttataaaaatcaaataaaaaatatctttttaatattttaatttcttctactttattttttttatttatctttaaaaattaaatgaagcTCTTTTATATATGGATATAGAGAAGAGTGTTTACAGAATCATCATATATCTTTACTTTTTGCATGCCAACTTTGTTGAATTGTTACGAATCCTTTTTCTCTTAGTTCTTTTCTGGTATTTCTTATGCTCAAAGATTAagattttagtttcttaaaaaaagtgaattttatccAATGATATTGATATATAGTTATTTGTGAAActtatttgtaatatttttatgagGTGTTTGGTTAGAGAAATTTATACATCCTCCAATTACTATAATAAGTaaattgatttttgcttataacaaTAACAGGATAATGTAAGTGTTTATCAAGATACGTTGATATGGGAAATGAATTGTCTCAATTGaacaaaattttaagaaaataatgtagATATCTTAACCACTGATCTCTACATTATTAATGCCCAGTATTAAAgctagatatatttttttttattggtagaTATTAATTATTGATAACGTGGAGATCAACCATAAAATCTTCATATTattccctcaattttttttctttcaattgagACAATCCACAATTCTTCGGAtaatgctttattttattttattttatttttaaaaataaaatgatattcatttattcaaattgatcGAGTACATCAGATATAAATATCGCAAAAaatgtaaaggatgaatctgcgaacaaacttaCAACACCTAAGTTAATGACATACgacggcaaaatgcctacaaataatatgataaaatctaagtcaCTAAAAATCAAATACTCATGCtttcggatctgcaacgttgacgcccaaatcattgattgaatttgtaattgactgaagttgatctttcaataggaactaaACGAACACCGCGACACGATGCAAAATCAAATGCCGCACAAGACGAAGAACAACACAATGtcgcacttagacgacgaaataaaaaaaaaaacacagaagaaaaattttgatatatgtgaaaaacacttatttagattaaaagaaaaagaaaaaaaagatgtagatggagtgattttaggtcaaaaaATGATCTAAAACCACCTCTTCTCGATgaatgaaggagaaaaaaaaaagttaagtgtATCTATGGCTAGAAAACTAAGACGAGCAAAGAGCGGTATGGATAATGCTTAAATTTATTATATCCATTTAAACCAACTTTTAATTTCACTCTATTTATTTTCTGAAAAACGAAAAGATCTTTTGTGAGGCAAAAGTGAAGTGAGATATTTTGAGAGGCAAAAGCAACgtgaattaatatttttggaaGTATATATAAGTCATTAAAGTGCTGAAGATGAAACAAACAACCCCTTAAATCATTCATAGATCTAGTTCTCTTTCCTTAACACCTTTACTTTATCTCTGCCCATTTTCTTCTCCCACAAAGAATGATGATGGGAGTATCTTCAACAACTGCAACATTCTTTCTCATAGTTGCACCTTTGGTGCTTCTATGGACATGGAAGCTACTGAATTGGCTATGGCTAAGGCCAAAGAGAATAGAGAAGGTACTGAGAGCACAAGGCCTTCAAGGCAGTCCATACAAAATTTTGGTTGGAGACACAAGggagatgattaagatgatgatggAAAATGCTAAATCTCCAATATTCACTAATTCTCTTTCAGATGATAAAGATGTGACACCACACATCTTCACATTTATTCATCACATTTATCAAAAATTTGGTACGCATCTTAATTTCCACTACTATTaggatttcaattttattttataccatCCACCGTTtcatcaattttctttctcatcatttttttttttttaataatttagtgGTTAGAGTTCACACATTTCAAATGTGGAGAAGTTGGATGTCCGCTGAATTTGGATCCTTGGCAGCCAAATTCTCTGCTGCCATACACCAACCCTTAGATCCATTTCGCTTAAAATGTTAAAAGCGCATTAAAATCTGTTTTCAAGGCCGCAcatatttattgttttcaataTACATACTCCTGCacatattaaataatatatctcgTATTCAAACTTTCTTTGTTGATAAAATATTCACAATGTtaagaataattaaaaatatccctaaaaaaaaagactaagtAAAATACATGTTCCCATAGgacatcaaataataaaaaaaaatagtatacttttttgacaaaaaaaaaataatatatattctcTCCGTCTTTATATATAAGCAtccatttgattaaaaatttgtcCCTAAACATAGACCTTTTTTTACATTATTAgatgcatttttcttcttctttaaacaTACCCTTAAATCCTAATTAGTACTACTAACTTaccttaaaatatgaaaaattaaatttaatacacatacaaacaaaatatattatagtaaACAGGAATCTAAGTCATGTTCTCCTGAATAATTTGTGTTTGGTGAATGTATTAACCACCGGAGCTCAACTGAATTGTTTGGTTAAATGAAGATGAAGTATGTGAATAAGTAAAATAGTGTTTTTTATAAGTTAATTCAAGTAGGTTATAGTTTAAAGTTTGTAGGTTAAAGATTATAGCTATTCacttttatctcaattttacccctaCAATCTTAATTGAGAAAATATTaaccaatacacatttttttatgtcatttcatatttataatatttatacgCTAATCCCACCTCTAATTTTATGAAACattacaaaattaatattagCACCAAATTAAAACctggtttgataaaaaaaaaataatacgtAAAGGTGTACTATACAATATACATTATACAAAGCCaaatttccctcaaaaaaaaaaaattatacaaagcCAAATTAAAATAGTAGTTTGAGCGAAAATAATTACTTTACACCATTGAATGcagtgttttttctttttcaatgagCTATTGATATTTGATAGCAGTTTAGCCGAATCTGAACAATAACAAGTGGATCCAACGGCTGATGTAAGGCAGCAGGATGGCAGCAGGATGGCAGCAGAGAGTTTGGCTGCCGAGAATCCAAATCCGTGTCCGCTCTCTGGGGATTGAACccggcccctacatataatatacaatatctttatctttatcaactgagttaattAATTGTACATATATATGGGAATATATCAAGTGAGGCCTTTTAGAGATTACATAATTTCTCTTGTAACTTTGCTAATAGAAGTGGTAATTGAGTTGCTCATAGGCTATTACACAACCCACTTATATTTGGTACAATGTTCCTGCTATATTGAGTTGCTCATATGTTTCTGCTTTAATCCATGAGCCACCCATCCCAATTCTACATTTTTACTTGATGAAAGAGTCCATGTATGGAAATAACTTATGATGtcatatttctatttattttctctGTATATTATAAGtactaaaaatacatatctaAATGTGAAAATCACATGTATTTAGTTGAACTCAAACTCATTTGATTGAGGTCACTCTCTGTATAGTCCTTGAACAGTTTGtgatatataacaaaaattatttgtaGGCAAGAATTCTTTTTTA
Proteins encoded in this window:
- the LOC25487124 gene encoding cytochrome P450 72A68-like yields the protein MEWVSGIILIIGLIWSWKVLNLLWLKPKKLEKLLREQGLKGNQYRLLVGDMKEYFNMEKEAKSKSMNLSDDITPRVIPYYNESVRIHGKNSFIWFGIKPRLTLTEPEQIKDVLNKMSDFPKTNYKIFKLLASGLASYGGEKWSKHRRLINPAFHLEQLKIMTPAFFTSCNDMISKWEEMLSSDGSCEIDVWPSLQNLASDAISRTAFGSSYEEGKRIFQLQREQAELITTVVMKSTIPLWMFLPIFVHRKMNEIDKEITSSLKDMINKREKELKAGESTKNDLLSILLESNHKEIENNNNNKSVGMSLDHVVEECKLFHFAGQETTSVLLVWTMILLSRYPDWQTRAREEVLHVFGNKKPDFDGLNNLKIVTMILYEVLRLYPPVMGLARNVVKDMKLGNLTLPAGVEVFLPILLIHHDCKLWGDDAKMFNPERFSGGISKATNGRVSFFPFGWGPRICIGQNFSLMEAKMALSMILQHFSFELSSTYAHAPSTVITLQPQYGAHIIIRKVET